Within the Mucilaginibacter sp. CSA2-8R genome, the region TTCAAATTAGATGAGTTGGTGATGGCGGGCTTCCGTTTTTCGGTAACTACTACTTCTTTCAGCACAATAGCATGATTGCCAATGCCATATTTTGATTCTTCCTCAAATCGCTTCTTGCTTGCTTTGAGGTAAGATATCAGTGCTGCGCTTGCTGAACTTTGGGCGGCTGATACATTACGGGCTTTAACCACAGCTTGCTCCGGCGATTTATCTAATATAATATCTACATTTTTGCCGCCCTTGGCATTACGCGCCTGCAGCACAAAACGGATACTGTCTTTAAAAATTAAGTTTTTAAAAGCAAAGCGCCCCTGGCTATCAGCAACGGTATCCAAAATAAATGCGCCTCCTGAAGTGGTAAACAAAGTGACCTTGCTGTTCGGCACAGGTTTGCCTCCCGAAGTTTTAATTGTACCTGATATTTGAAGGCTTTTTTCGGCCGGATACTCTATTGGCGGAAATTGGTTGTTAACAATCTGGCTCCAGTCAAACCGGCGATAGCCCTGCGTTAGCATCAGGTTGTCTAAGTCGGTAATGGTGGCGGCAGTAGTATTGGTAAAATAATAATTGGGTTGTTCTATATATCCTCTAATATCTGAGGTTAACAACAACTGCGAAAGGATGGTAGTTTCGGCCGCTTCATCCACAGGTACTTTTGATTCATCAATCACGGCGGCCGAAAATACACCGACTACCGGCTGACCGTTGTTATTAGCTGCATCCAGGTTAATCTTCACCTTTTCGCGCGGGGCAGAGGTAGCAGATGATGCACTGACATTTAGTTTTAGCAGATCAGCATTACGTTGTATAAAGGCAATGCGTTCGTTTAAAGGCTGACCCGATCCGGAAAACAAGGTAAACTGTACAATACCCGACGGGAATTTACTTTTAGGAATGACTGCCCCAAATGACCCGTTGCCTTCTTTGTTACGTGCTGCATAACAAACTATACCTGCCGACTGTGCAATTAGATAGGCATCTTTGCTATTTACATTGTTAGAATTTACTCGTACGCTGATGTTAGCCGTATCATTGTTATTTACGGTAAGTACGTAGCCTGCATCAAGTACTTTGGGCAGTGCAATAGTATTTTGAGAACCATCCGGGTATGTGATTTTAGCTTGATAGGTTTTGCCGGGTTCGGGAGTTAGCGCAAATGCGCCTATACCCAAATGCTTGGTGTTAATCAAAGCAAGTTCGTTGTTGTTATTGTCGGTAACCACTCCTTTTATATCAACACCCAAGCCGTTTGTACCTACGGCTTTAAACGCAACTTTTGACCGTATACCATTTATCAGGTTGCCGCTCTCCGGAAAGAACTGAACATCAACCTGGCCTGCTACTGAATTAAAGCTAATAGTCTTGGTCACGGTTTTCTTATCGGCAATTTTAACGTGTGTAATAATGCTGCCTGATGATACGGCAGCGCCGGTACTGTTAATAAAGCTGACTGCCAAATTGCCTTGTGCATCAGTCTGGCCTTTGCTTTTGAGTATTTGCTTTTCGTTAATTTTAACTGCGTAGCTTACCTCTTTACCGGCATAAGGAGTGCCGTCAAGATCAGCAAAATTAATACTGGCATCCACCTTT harbors:
- a CDS encoding TonB-dependent receptor plug domain-containing protein, producing the protein MNFKKLFASLFIMALAVMATGFAVLDDDPIQKIVAQLEKWIEERPQEKVYLQFDKPYYAVGDDIWFKAYITVGPDHKLSALSGALNVELINEQDSVKKWIKLPVSSGVTWGDFALSDTLQAGNYRVRAYTNWMRNAGEAYYFEKSIAIGNAGNNNVFTKATYSYSKLNNAQKVDASINFADLDGTPYAGKEVSYAVKINEKQILKSKGQTDAQGNLAVSFINSTGAAVSSGSIITHVKIADKKTVTKTISFNSVAGQVDVQFFPESGNLINGIRSKVAFKAVGTNGLGVDIKGVVTDNNNNELALINTKHLGIGAFALTPEPGKTYQAKITYPDGSQNTIALPKVLDAGYVLTVNNNDTANISVRVNSNNVNSKDAYLIAQSAGIVCYAARNKEGNGSFGAVIPKSKFPSGIVQFTLFSGSGQPLNERIAFIQRNADLLKLNVSASSATSAPREKVKINLDAANNNGQPVVGVFSAAVIDESKVPVDEAAETTILSQLLLTSDIRGYIEQPNYYFTNTTAATITDLDNLMLTQGYRRFDWSQIVNNQFPPIEYPAEKSLQISGTIKTSGGKPVPNSKVTLFTTSGGAFILDTVADSQGRFAFKNLIFKDSIRFVLQARNAKGGKNVDIILDKSPEQAVVKARNVSAAQSSASAALISYLKASKKRFEEESKYGIGNHAIVLKEVVVTEKRKPAITNSSNLNGAGNADQIITSDVLDKLGCTTIDQCLQGRLLGVIFQGGIPYSTRSMGRPMQIIVDGVYVDGNYLSSIPPMNISSIEVLRTIGNTAIYGSQGANGVLIVNTKRGGEINYNASQMYSPGVMTYTPKGYYSARQFYAPKYDDPKTNQVVADLRSTIHWVPNILTNDKGNASFEYFNAGSKGTYRVVIEGIDGDGHIGRRVYRYQVQ